One part of the Lycium ferocissimum isolate CSIRO_LF1 chromosome 8, AGI_CSIRO_Lferr_CH_V1, whole genome shotgun sequence genome encodes these proteins:
- the LOC132066468 gene encoding uncharacterized protein LOC132066468 — translation MEAKTASWVIRMILKAKECLVEAGYQEKDINQMDSFSIQKIYKLLRGHYPKVAWRRLVCNNRGSPRWTFILRLALCDRLQARTRLAKWGIIDDAKCPLCDGAPETVAHLFFECARIWQRLLRWQGIPRQPMERNAKVFQQQLRTEDAIVRMIIQEVHFRGSVTCRHSSYLTSLNFYT, via the exons ATGGAGGCTAAAACTGCCTCATGGGTAATAAGGATGATTTTAAAAGCAAAGGAATGTCTAGTGGAGGCTGGGTATCAGGAGAAGGACATAAATCAAATGGACTCATTCTCTATCCAGAAAATCTATAAACTACTAAGAGGACACTATCCTAAGGTAGCTTGGAGGAGACTGGTATGTAACAACAGGGGATCACCAAGGTGGACATTCATACTTCGGCTGGCCCTTTGTGATAGATTGCAAGCTAGAACAAGATTGGCTAAATGGGGTATTATTGATGATGCAAAGTGCCCTCTCTGTGATGGAGCACCTGAGACAGTAGCTCATTTGTTCTTTGAGTGTGCAAGAATATGGCAAAGACTACTGAGATGGCAAGGAATTCCTAGGCAACCTATG GAGAGAAATGCTAAGGTCTTTCAGCAGCAACTTAGAACTGAGGATGCAATAGTGAGGATGATCATTCAAGAAGTACACTTTAGAGGCAGTGTGACATGTAGACATAGCAGTTACTTAACTAGCTTAAATTTCTATACTTAG
- the LOC132068723 gene encoding cyclic dof factor 2-like — MSELKDKDPPIKLFGRTIQLPDSPQHDEDTKEEEAHKDDFGGNLDDDEDEMETSTGKELPDQNSDPIKTDDSIKEPPVDNDCSTRPSKSEEEQVEASNSQEKILKKPDKILPCPRCNSMETKFCYFNNYNVNQPRHFCKNCQRYWTAGGTMRNVPVGAGRRKNKNSIPHYRQISVSETLPNAQADYPNGIQHPILAFGSTTPLCESMASALNIVDKTVHNCSQNGFHKPEEPGVQVSYGAGDSGDDHSRRSSVTTTNSEVEVNKIVPDLLRTNCHNFPPYLTCYPGTPWPYPCSSVPWSPPGYCPPGFPMPFYPAASYWGYTVAGSWNVPWVSPVSASLTQTPPTSGPDSPTLGKHSRDENVLKPVSSKEEPSKESNPEKCLWVPKTLRIDDPEEAAKSSIWATLGIKHDSVDSIGGSPFSAFQPKNNDNNSVSENSTVLQANPAAMSRSVNFNESL; from the exons ATGTCTGAACTCAAAGACAAAGACCCTCCTATAAAACTCTTCGGTAGAACCATTCAGTTGCCGGATTCTCCTCAACACGATGAGGAtaccaaagaagaagaagctcaCAAG GATGACTTTGGAGGAAACCTggatgatgatgaggatgagATGGAAACTTCGACTGGCAAGGAGTTACCGGATCAGAATTCAGATCCAATTAAAACTGATGATAGTATAAAGGAGCCACCTGTTGATAATGACTGTTCAACGAGACCCTCAAAAAGTGAAGAAGAGCAGGTAGAAGCAAGTAATTCGCAAGAAAAAATCCTCAAAAAGCCAGACAAGATACTTCCGTGTCCCAGGTGTAACAGCATGGAAACCAAATTTTGTTATTTCAACAATTACAATGTGAACCAGCCTAGACACTTCTGCAAGAATTGCCAGAGATATTGGACAGCTGGTGGGACCATGAGGAACGTGCCAGTAGGTGCTGGTCGTCGGAAAAACAAGAACTCAATTCCACATTACCGTCAAATATCTGTCTCTGAAACACTTCCGAATGCACAAGCAGATTATCCCAATGGAATCCAGCATCCTATTCTTGCATTTGGCTCCACTACACCACTCTGTGAATCAATGGCTTCAGCTTTGAACATTGTTGACAAAACAGTGCATAACTGTTCACAAAACGGGTTCCATAAACCAGAAGAGCCTGGGGTTCAAGTTAGTTACGGAGCGGGAGACAGTGGAGATGACCATTCTAGAAGATCGTCCGTCACTACTACAAATTCAGAGGTTGAAGTTAACAAAATTGTACCTGACCTGCTAAGGACGAACTGCCATAACTTTCCACCTTACTTGACTTGCTATCCTGGGACTCCTTGGCCATATCCATGCAGTTCTGTCCCCTGGAGTCCTCCTGGTTATTGCCCTCCAGGCTTTCCTATGCCGTTTTACCCAGCAGCTTCTTATTGGGGTTATACTGTAGCAGGTTCTTGGAATGTCCCTTGGGTGTCCCCAGTTAGTGCTTCCTTAACCCAAACACCTCCGACTTCTGGTCCTGATTCTCCGACTCTGGGGAAACACTCGAGGGATGAAAACGTACTAAAACCCGTGAGCAGCAAGGAAGAGCCTTCAAAAGAGAGTAATCCTGAGAAGTGCCTCTGGGTTCCAAAAACTCTGCGAATTGATGATCCAGAAGAGGCTGCAAAGAGTTCTATATGGGCGACATTGGGAATAAAACATGATAGTGTTGATTCCATTGGTGGAAGTCCTTTCAGTGCTTTTCAGCCGAAGAATAATGACAACAATAGTGTTTCAGAAAACTCTACTGTATTACAAGCAAACCCAGCAGCAATGTCTCGGTCAGTAAATTTCAATGAGAGCTTATAA
- the LOC132067038 gene encoding probable calcium-binding protein CML46: MAAPTYLNRFSIKKLPITTVPVPLVIHGLIGFFLLYIILDWGKKFFNILSHTQKTTKYTEKNKNHTSTSQNLPVLLVDNSLCREEVEKIMGKLGIFCNQESEKLHERFDMDNFCDLFGEEKEDYDNNNNTMQELGEAFDVFDENKDGFIDEMELQRVLCALGLKQGAELENCRKMILAFDVNGDGKIDFEEFVEMI; this comes from the coding sequence ATGGCAGCTCCTACCTATCTTAATCGCTTTTCCATCAAGAAGTTACCAATTACTACTGTTCCAGTCCCTCTTGTTATTCATGGCTTAATTGGCTTCTTTTTGTTGTACATAATTCTTGATTGGGGTAAAAAATTCTTCAATATCTTATCCCATACACAAAAAACTACAAAATACacagaaaaaaacaagaaccaTACATCTACATCCCAAAATTTGCCTGTTTTGCTAGTTGATAATAGTTTATGCAGAGAAGAGGTAGAGAAAATAATGGGTAAGTTGGGAATATTTTGCAACCAAGAAAGTGAAAAACTTCATGAGAGGTTCGATATGGACAATTTTTGTGACTTGtttggagaagaaaaagaagactatgataataataataataccatGCAGGAATTAGGAGAAGCTTTTGATGTATTTGATGAAAACAAAGATGGTTTCATTGATGAAATGGAATTACAGAGAGTTTTATGTGCTCTTGGATTAAAGCAAGGTGCAGAATTGGAGAATTGCAGGAAAATGATCTTGGCTTTTGATGTAAATGGTGATGGGAAGATCGATTTTGAGGAATTTGTAGAAATGATCTAA